A genomic window from Zonotrichia leucophrys gambelii isolate GWCS_2022_RI chromosome 25, RI_Zleu_2.0, whole genome shotgun sequence includes:
- the LOC135457675 gene encoding late cornified envelope-like proline-rich protein 1 gives MCSRGSCHDYESSCHGSRSSCHESRSSSCHSGPSCHYTIQRQPVQKFSYVTPCCPPVQPCYPPVQRYCPPVQRYCPPVQPCCPPVQRYCPPVCPQVTKNICKLPSSYPKY, from the coding sequence ATGTGCTCCCGCGGGTCTTGCCACGACTACGAGTCCTCCTGCCATGGATCCCGCTCCTCCTGCCATGAGTCCCGCTCTTCCTCCTGCCACTCGGGGCCCTCCTGTCACTACACCATCCAGAGGCAGCCTGTGCAGAAGTTCAGCTACGTGacaccctgctgccccccagtgcagccctgctACCCCCCTGTGCAGCGTTACTGCCCCCCAGTGCAGCGTTACTGCcccccagtgcagccctgctgccccccagtGCAGCGTTACTGCCCCCCAGTCTGCCCCCAGGTCACCAAGAACATCTGCAAGCTGCCATCGTCCTACCCCAAGTACTGA
- the LOC135457682 gene encoding putative small proline-rich protein 5, with the protein MCSRGSCHSHETSCHESRSSCHDSGASCHYTIQRQPVQKFSYVMPCCPPVQPCCPPVQRYCPPVQPCCPPMQRYCPPVCPQVTKNICKLPSCYPKY; encoded by the coding sequence ATGTGTTCCCGCggctcctgccacagccacgAGACCTCCTGCCATGAGTCCCGCTCCTCGTGCCACGACTCGGGGGCCTCGTGCCACTACACCATCCAGAGGCAGCCTGTGCAGAAGTTCAGCTACGTgatgccctgctgccccccggtgcagccctgctgcccccccgTGCAGCGTTACTGCCCCCcggtgcagccctgctgccccccaatGCAGCGTTACTGCCCCCCAGTCTGCCCCCAGGTCACCAAGAACATCTGCAAGCTGCCGTCGTGCTACCCCAAGTACTGA
- the LOC135457681 gene encoding putative small proline-rich protein 5, which translates to MCSRSSCHDYESSCHGSRSSCLRSWFSCHRSRSSCHEPEPSCRYVQRQPVQKCTYVTPCCPPVQRYCPPAVPCCPQVPYCHQYTKNIWNLPPACPKY; encoded by the coding sequence ATGTGCTCCCGCAGCTCCTGCCACGACTACGAGTCCTCCTGCCACGGATCCCGCTCCTCCTGCCTCAGATCCTGGTTCTCCTGCCACAGGTCCCGCTCCTCCTGCCACGAGCCCGAGCCCTCCTGCCGCTACGTCCAGAGGCAGCCGGTGCAGAAATGCACCTACGTGACGCCCTGCTGTCCCCCCGTGCAGCGCTACTGCCCCCCTGCcgtcccctgctgtccccaggtgccctaCTGCCACCAGTACACCAAGAACATCTGGAACCTTCCACCGGCATGCCCCAAGTACTGA